Proteins encoded within one genomic window of Nonomuraea gerenzanensis:
- a CDS encoding carbohydrate ABC transporter permease — protein MSAVTTTARPASSAGRGGSLGWMTVPALVFFLGFAVVPLFGVLALSFAQWDGLGEIRLAGFGNWGAILTDPGLPHALWVTFLVMAVSWAVQTPASILMGTFLAGHHRYRAVLSVLFFIPLLLSSAALAIMFKALLDPNFGLGAGLGIPILVQDWLGEPVLAFGVVVFVVSWQYIPFHALIYQGGVRQIPRSMYEAAELDGAGRVRRFFSITLPQLKYTVITSSTLMVVGSLTLFDLIWVLTEGGPGDATRALAVDMYQRGFRANLMGPASVIAVILVLFGLALSLLLRRLGGRDSSHSQLEGA, from the coding sequence GTGAGCGCCGTCACGACCACCGCCAGGCCCGCCTCCAGCGCGGGCCGTGGCGGCTCTCTCGGGTGGATGACCGTCCCGGCGCTCGTGTTCTTCCTCGGCTTCGCCGTGGTCCCGCTGTTCGGGGTGCTCGCCCTCAGCTTCGCGCAGTGGGACGGGCTCGGGGAGATCCGCCTGGCCGGCTTCGGCAACTGGGGGGCGATCCTGACCGACCCCGGGCTGCCGCACGCGTTGTGGGTGACGTTCCTCGTCATGGCCGTGTCGTGGGCGGTACAGACGCCGGCGAGCATCCTGATGGGCACGTTCCTGGCGGGGCACCATCGTTACCGGGCGGTCCTGTCGGTGCTGTTCTTCATCCCGCTGCTGCTCAGCTCGGCGGCCCTGGCGATCATGTTCAAGGCGCTGCTCGACCCGAACTTCGGGCTCGGCGCCGGCCTGGGGATCCCCATCCTCGTGCAGGACTGGCTGGGCGAGCCCGTCCTCGCCTTCGGCGTGGTGGTCTTCGTGGTGTCGTGGCAGTACATCCCGTTCCACGCGCTGATCTACCAGGGCGGCGTCCGCCAGATCCCGCGCTCGATGTACGAGGCCGCGGAGCTCGACGGCGCGGGCCGGGTGCGCCGGTTCTTCAGCATCACGCTGCCGCAGCTCAAGTACACGGTCATCACGTCCTCGACGTTGATGGTGGTCGGCTCGCTGACCCTGTTCGACCTGATCTGGGTGCTGACCGAGGGCGGCCCCGGCGACGCGACCCGGGCGCTCGCGGTCGACATGTACCAGCGCGGCTTCCGGGCCAACCTCATGGGCCCGGCCAGCGTGATCGCGGTCATCCTCGTCCTGTTCGGCCTCGCCCTGTCGCTGCTGCTGCGCAGGCTGGGCGGCCGTGACTCCTCCCACAGCCAGCTCGAAGGGGCCTGA
- a CDS encoding glycoside hydrolase family 3 N-terminal domain-containing protein produces MTALDRTPTAERALRPWQDPALAVAERVEAILAEMTLEEKIGQLGSRWLGNDMSPDASSEAPGPEPGAEPLNVAPMQDVFAASGTVPLDEAIRHGLGHLTRVHGSAPVTPAEGAAEVVRLQRAVVAASRLGIPAIVHEECLTGFTAYGATVYPAAIAWAATFDPGLVERMAAAIGRDMRAVGVHQGLSPVLDVVRDYRWGRGEETMGEDPYLVATLGAAYVRGLEGAGIIATLKHFAGYSASRAARNHGPVPMGRRELMDMILPSFETAIALGGARSVMNSYSDVDGVPAGADPWLLTEVLREEWGFTGTVVSDYWAVPFLATMHLVAAGPEEAGVLALGAGIDVELPDTLGFGQHLAERVRRGELPEAIVDRAVRRLLTQKAQLGLLDPDWTPEGSVAGAESVDLDSPANRALARELAERSIVLLEAGGALPLAGTGTVAVVGPAAHDARTFMGCYAFPNHVLPRHPGLGLGIEAPTLLDALAAELPGAELRYAKGCEVRGEDRSGFADAVAAAGDADVCVAVVGDLAGLFGQGTSGEGCDADDLRLPGVQADLLAELAATGTPLVVVVVSGRPYALGEVHGYAAALVQAFMPGEEGGAAIAGVLSGRVQPVGRLPVQIPRGPGGQPGTYLQPPLGTDSHGISNLDPTPLFPFGYGASYTTFEVTDLRLSHAEVPTDGEFAATVTVRNTGGRAGEEVVQLYLHDVLAQVTRPVRQLTGYARVRLEPGQSAEVSFHVHADRTAFTGRDLRRVVEPGDVEVLAGTSAADLPCRGVVRLTGPSRHVGHDRRLVTPVEVRGPGGADAVQR; encoded by the coding sequence ATGACGGCTCTTGATCGGACCCCCACGGCGGAGCGGGCACTGCGCCCGTGGCAGGACCCGGCGCTCGCCGTGGCCGAACGAGTCGAAGCCATCCTTGCGGAGATGACGCTGGAGGAGAAGATCGGCCAGCTCGGCAGCCGGTGGCTCGGCAACGACATGAGCCCCGACGCGAGCTCCGAGGCGCCCGGGCCGGAGCCCGGTGCCGAGCCGCTCAACGTGGCCCCCATGCAGGACGTGTTCGCCGCCTCGGGGACGGTGCCGCTCGACGAGGCGATCAGGCATGGGCTCGGCCACCTGACCCGGGTGCACGGCAGCGCCCCCGTCACCCCCGCCGAGGGCGCGGCCGAGGTGGTCCGCCTGCAGCGCGCCGTCGTCGCGGCGTCCAGGCTGGGCATCCCGGCGATCGTGCACGAGGAGTGCCTGACGGGCTTCACCGCCTACGGCGCCACCGTCTACCCGGCGGCCATCGCCTGGGCGGCCACGTTCGACCCGGGGCTGGTCGAGCGGATGGCCGCCGCGATCGGCCGTGACATGCGGGCCGTGGGCGTGCACCAGGGGCTGTCCCCCGTGCTGGACGTGGTGCGCGACTACCGGTGGGGCCGGGGCGAGGAGACCATGGGCGAGGACCCGTACCTGGTCGCCACGCTCGGCGCCGCCTACGTGCGCGGCCTGGAGGGCGCCGGGATCATCGCCACGCTCAAGCACTTCGCGGGCTACTCCGCCTCGCGCGCCGCCCGCAACCACGGCCCGGTGCCGATGGGGCGGCGCGAGCTGATGGACATGATCCTGCCGTCGTTCGAGACCGCCATCGCCCTGGGCGGCGCCCGATCGGTGATGAACTCCTACTCCGACGTGGACGGCGTGCCCGCCGGGGCCGACCCGTGGCTGCTGACCGAGGTGCTGCGCGAGGAGTGGGGGTTCACCGGGACCGTCGTCTCCGACTACTGGGCCGTCCCGTTCCTGGCCACCATGCACCTGGTCGCCGCCGGCCCGGAGGAGGCCGGCGTGCTGGCGCTCGGCGCCGGCATCGACGTCGAGCTGCCCGACACCCTCGGCTTCGGCCAGCACCTGGCCGAGCGGGTGCGGCGCGGCGAGCTGCCCGAGGCGATCGTCGACCGGGCGGTGCGCCGCCTGCTCACCCAGAAGGCGCAGCTCGGGCTGCTCGACCCCGACTGGACGCCGGAGGGCTCGGTCGCCGGCGCCGAGTCCGTGGACCTCGACTCGCCCGCCAACCGGGCGCTGGCCAGGGAGCTGGCCGAGCGCTCGATCGTCCTGCTGGAGGCGGGCGGCGCGCTGCCGCTGGCCGGGACCGGCACCGTCGCGGTCGTGGGGCCCGCCGCGCACGATGCCCGCACGTTCATGGGCTGCTACGCCTTCCCCAACCACGTGCTGCCCCGCCACCCCGGCCTGGGCCTCGGCATCGAGGCGCCCACCCTGCTCGACGCGCTCGCCGCCGAGCTGCCCGGCGCCGAGCTGCGCTACGCCAAGGGCTGCGAGGTGCGCGGCGAGGACCGCTCCGGCTTCGCCGACGCCGTTGCCGCCGCCGGCGACGCCGACGTGTGCGTGGCCGTGGTGGGCGACCTGGCAGGGCTGTTCGGCCAGGGCACCTCGGGCGAGGGCTGCGACGCCGACGACCTGCGCCTGCCGGGCGTCCAGGCCGACCTGCTCGCCGAGCTGGCCGCCACCGGCACGCCGCTGGTCGTGGTCGTCGTCTCGGGCCGCCCGTACGCGCTGGGCGAGGTGCACGGGTACGCCGCCGCGCTGGTCCAGGCGTTCATGCCCGGCGAGGAGGGCGGCGCGGCCATCGCCGGCGTGCTGTCCGGCCGCGTCCAGCCCGTGGGCCGGCTGCCGGTGCAGATCCCGCGCGGCCCCGGCGGGCAGCCCGGCACCTACCTGCAGCCGCCGCTGGGCACCGACAGCCACGGCATCAGCAACCTCGACCCGACGCCGCTGTTCCCCTTCGGCTACGGCGCCTCCTACACCACCTTCGAGGTCACCGACCTGCGCCTGAGCCACGCGGAGGTGCCCACCGACGGCGAGTTCGCCGCCACGGTCACCGTCCGCAACACCGGCGGCCGGGCCGGGGAGGAGGTCGTGCAGCTCTACCTGCACGACGTCCTGGCCCAGGTGACCAGGCCCGTGCGGCAGCTCACCGGCTACGCGCGGGTCCGGCTGGAGCCGGGGCAGAGCG
- a CDS encoding extracellular solute-binding protein, whose amino-acid sequence MGVPLGAALAACGGTQPTQTGAGGGSGNATTGGGGGGSKATYWYLSTQPQEGVRTRTMERHNKANPNAQIEGTTFQNDAFKTKIKTAIGAGQAPTLIWGWGGGTLRSYVQAGQVEDLTSWFEQNPAVKDKVFPSAFGAATIDGKIYAMPCETLQPIVLYYDKRAFEKIGAQPPQTWGDILDLVPKFNAKGIAPFSLGGQSRWTNMMWLEFLFDRLGGPEIFQAVFDGEKDAWSNPLAIQALGEVQKLVKADGFVKGFSSITADSNADQALLYTGKAAMMLHGGWTYGSMSADGGDFVSGGNLGYMNFPPIDGGKGDPGNTVGNPGQYMSISSKATPEQKEIAKKFFSGALIDETSMKEWVGTGAVPILKGADSQFATSKDKDFLTFVYNIAVNAKSFAQSWDQALSPTAAEVLLDNIAKLFQLSISPQEFATNMNAVIGK is encoded by the coding sequence ATGGGTGTCCCCCTAGGAGCAGCGCTCGCCGCCTGTGGCGGCACCCAGCCCACCCAGACCGGAGCCGGAGGCGGCAGCGGTAACGCCACCACCGGTGGTGGCGGCGGGGGCAGCAAGGCCACGTACTGGTACCTGTCGACGCAGCCGCAGGAGGGCGTGCGCACCAGGACCATGGAGCGGCACAACAAGGCCAATCCCAACGCCCAGATCGAGGGCACGACCTTCCAGAACGACGCCTTCAAGACGAAGATCAAGACGGCGATCGGCGCCGGCCAGGCGCCCACCCTGATCTGGGGCTGGGGCGGCGGCACGCTGCGCAGTTACGTTCAGGCGGGCCAGGTCGAGGACCTGACCTCGTGGTTCGAGCAGAACCCCGCCGTGAAGGACAAGGTGTTCCCCTCCGCCTTCGGCGCGGCGACGATCGACGGCAAGATCTACGCGATGCCGTGCGAGACCCTGCAGCCCATCGTCCTGTACTACGACAAGCGGGCCTTCGAGAAGATCGGCGCCCAGCCGCCCCAGACGTGGGGCGACATCCTGGACCTGGTGCCCAAGTTCAACGCCAAGGGCATCGCGCCGTTCTCCCTCGGCGGCCAGTCCCGCTGGACGAACATGATGTGGCTGGAGTTCCTCTTCGACCGCCTCGGCGGCCCCGAGATCTTCCAGGCCGTCTTCGACGGCGAGAAGGACGCCTGGAGCAACCCGCTGGCGATCCAGGCGCTCGGCGAGGTGCAGAAGCTGGTCAAGGCCGACGGGTTCGTCAAGGGCTTCTCCTCGATCACCGCCGACTCCAACGCCGACCAGGCCCTGCTCTACACCGGCAAGGCCGCCATGATGCTGCACGGCGGCTGGACGTACGGCAGCATGTCCGCCGACGGCGGCGACTTCGTCTCCGGCGGCAACCTCGGCTACATGAACTTCCCGCCGATCGACGGCGGCAAGGGCGACCCCGGCAACACGGTCGGCAACCCCGGCCAGTACATGTCGATCTCCTCCAAGGCCACGCCCGAGCAGAAGGAGATCGCCAAGAAGTTCTTCTCCGGCGCGCTGATCGACGAGACCTCGATGAAGGAGTGGGTGGGCACCGGCGCCGTCCCGATCCTCAAGGGCGCGGACTCGCAGTTCGCCACGTCCAAGGACAAGGACTTCCTGACCTTCGTCTACAACATCGCCGTCAACGCCAAGAGCTTCGCCCAGTCCTGGGACCAGGCGCTCAGCCCGACGGCCGCCGAGGTGCTGCTGGACAACATCGCCAAGCTGTTCCAGCTGTCGATCTCGCCGCAGGAGTTCGCGACGAACATGAACGCGGTCATCGGCAAGTGA